A region of the Struthio camelus isolate bStrCam1 chromosome 4, bStrCam1.hap1, whole genome shotgun sequence genome:
GACTCTGAGGAATAATTCAGTTTCTGCagtctgtttccattttaaaGGAGGAGGTGATATTAAAAGCAACAAAACTATTTATCCAGCTTTCATGTCTCTCTCATAGCTTTACCCTGGCTGCCATTGGGATTACCTCAATGATTGTGGGGACAACGATGGTAGGGCAGCTGCCAAACAGCAGGTAAGTGTGTTGTGTATGTGAGGTACAGACTAGCCCAGTCAGTAACATGGCATCTGTGCAGAGAACTTGAAGCCAAGACTGGACAGACTTTTGCAAGTCATAGACCATTGATACGACAGTCCACCCGCAAGCTAGCGTCCTTGTTTATGATGGCATTTCAAACTCAAGCAGAGCCTGGCTTCTTGCTAGGCTTGGCACTAAGGATGGTGATTTCTGTTGGGCCCCCGTCCTTATGAGAGGTAGGCATAAGAGGtgttaaaatataaaagatgTCCAAGATCTTGGAGACCAAAGAACTCATTATCTCAGGACTTCAGAGCTAGAGCACTGAGGCCCAAAACAGCCGTTCAGATAGGATGCTGGTGATGTCCATTCCttaaggagaggaggaaagaggtaTCCTGGGATGGCCTTGTTTCAAGTCATATGAGGAAGACAAAGAAATGAGAATTAATACATGAGACTCCTGCTTTTACTCCGTCTGATAGAAAAGGAGAGCGGTATCCTGCTGAGTTGCGAAGACAGGCTCTTTAAAAGGGCTGattggaagaaaaatcagaggaaGCAATTTTAATTCAGCAGTGTGTCTTAGTGATGGGATTGATAATGAAGCAGTGTTCAGGTAGGGGCAGCGCAATAACATGCAGAGGTGTGTAGAAAAGGGCAGCCATAGCTCTGTATGGGGACAATGCCAGAAGTCAAGCAAAAAAGGGTTGAAGGTAGTGCCGAGTAGTTCaggtctccctccctctcttgccCTCTGTGCCCAAATTGTAACTCAGACGAGGTATTGGCATCCTTGTTCTGTAGTTGGGTCTCTGTGCTAAGGTCAGTCCTCTGTTACACGTGAGCATCTCTGAGGCGCAAATCCTGGGCTACTTTTGTGCTAAGATAAAAAATATCCAGTGAGGAAATTGCTGCTTTGCCTGCTGCCTAAGTAAATGAGACTAAGGGGATGATGTGTTTTGGCTGAGCCTGCTGTAGCAAGTGAgtggaagagctggaaaaatcCCGCTGTGCTCCTGGGTCCTCGAAAAATCTGTCTTAGCTCCAACTTCTGTCGAGTAGCCTGGAGACCGTTGTCTGTGTCTAGCTGCTTTCCAGGATGCTCCACATTactgtgttttctctttcagtgtgAAAAACTATCTGAGTGAACTTGTCCACCTCACATGTTCCCGGATCCTTGTCAGAGCTCTGTCTGGTACTATCCATTACCATAACAAGTGAGTGAGCCAATGCTAGGGTAGCTTAAGTGAGGGTGGGTAGCTCTGCGTGCGTGACTATCCTTGTTGAAATGGGGCAGTTCTTTCCTGGCCCACAGGTCAATGTCGCACTAGGTGCTGACTTACCTGGTAGTTTTAAAGATACGTTGTGTGTGTTAGGTGCTGCTCTGTGCACTATTAGTCTAACAACCAATTCTGTAATTGCAGGGAAAACAAACCTCAGAAAGGAGGCATTTGTGTGGCCAACCACACATCACCAATAGACGCAATCATTTTGACAAATGATGGATGCTATGCAATGGTATGTGGAGGTCCGTGATAAccagaggaaagagggaggaTGCAAAAGGGGAAGGCTATGGGGTATTGGTTGTGAGATTCAGTATTTTAACTTTCACAGTTAGTAGCTACATTAGGTTGAGCACTGATCAGTGGGAAGAGTATAAATCGTGCTGAAGGTTGACTACAGGGAAGTTTTTGTTCTGGCAAAGTTAGCTTGGCAATGTCAATGCCAGGTTCTTCATCTGGTGTAAAACCTGAGATACGCTTTTACATGTGCTTAACAGGCCCTTTCAAGTGCatgccttttacttttttttttttttaaaactagttttgCCCAATCCTGATTTGCAGTTTCCAGTAGCCTTTTTTAAAgtagggatgcaggaggggtaaTTCTGCTTTCCAGGAGTCTCGTGTGCTGACGTGTCTCATTGCACTTGCAGGTTGGCCAAGTTCATGGTGGACTAATGGGAGTCATTCAGAGAGCCACAGTAAAGGCCTGTCCTCATGTCTGGTTTGAACGCTCAGAGGTTAAAGACCGCCATCTAGTGACAAAAAGGTGAGGCATAGGTTTGAGTGGCGAGTTGTAGTAGTGATGTAACTGTGATATCTCATGGTGCCTCAGGCACCGTGTCCAAGGATGCAATCCCTGCATGGTGATTCAAAAATCAAGGGCCTAGATTTGGAAGCATTAACTAGGAAAGACAGAAGTCCAAGATGCCCATGAGGTTACTGTGAGAAATGGCACTTGGAACCTTGTTGTCCTGTGAGGACTAAGGCTGTCTTGTAAAAGTGTCTTCTATTGGTTAGGGACCACATCTAGTTATGTTATTGCAAATGATGGCTGCTGCTTACAAGCCCTAATCATAGGGACACCAGTCACTTGTAATTCCACATTACTGTAGGTTGAATTGTGCAGGATCTTGCCAACCAGTAAAAGCAGGTAGGAGTGGAAACCATCAGCGTAGCAGTGACTGTATGCCGGTTCTTGGAGCCAGAGTAGGGGCTGGTTTGCAGCATACTGGTTCATTCAGAATGGCCTGAATGTACTTGCTTGGGTGGGCTGAGGTACAGTAGGCTGTCGTCAAAACGTCAGGCTCCGAGATCACTGAGGAACGCTTGAAAACTTCACATAGGGTCAGGTGTTTCAGGCCAAAAGTTCTGGTAAGGATTGGATTGCAGTTGACTATAACAAAATAACTGATTTGGGTAGCCATCAGCCTAATAACTAATTTCTGACTAATTCAGGCATGCTTAAAGAGGACATTAAGATACTTCACATTCAAAGACTGTGTGTTGAGAAGGGAATCCTGATTATAAAACAGGCTTTCTGTGACATGAACTATCTGGACTTCATTCTAAATTGAATGAAACAGCAAGCTTTGCTCACTCAGGTGAGGGGAAAATATATCTCATTGTAAAACTGAGCTCCTTAaaagaaagctgtattttgcagAACCACAGTGTAGCATGTAGGAGAGAACTTGACTTAGATCATTTGAGAATAGATAATAGCGCATGTGTTGCCAGCCATGCCTGCGTGTGAAACCGGTACTCTGAAAGTGTCATCTGGGGCAAAGTAGTGCTTTTGACTTCAAGAGAACTGCTGACACCTAGCTAGGCCTAATTACACAGCCTAGGCCTTCGTTAAGGCAGAATGCTCTTGTAAATGGGAGAATATTTTGCCCAAACCATTCCTCTtctattcctcttttctttccttatataTATTCATAAACCCCTTCAATGTCTCTTtccgtttttttcccttttgctcacCCTAAATTCCTCAGATATTTTGAATGAAGTCTTTAGCCAAATAACTTGGTGATAAAGCCTACTTCTCCACGTGAGATATGTGGTTCTGGCTCTGAACTTGCCCAAAGGCTTGCCTGTGAATGCTGATGTACAAGGGATGTACCCTTCCTCATTTTCGAAGAACTTCTCTGATTAATTTTATGACAGGCTATCTTCTTGATCACCTCGTTGGCCTCTACATGGCAAGATAGCTCTGGCAAGTCATCCAAGTGCTGTCAAGGTAGTGTGAGCTGTAGGCATTAGAaatcttttcttgaagaaatttAGTGTTAAGTAAGCGGAGCCTGGATagaccatttctttttttttttctcctcaggtaGGCTGTTTCTTACGAGCTGAGTGTATAGGAATGACTTTATGGCATATATCTATTGGCTCTCCTGATAGCCGATAACTAATAAAACAATatgtaggaaagaaaagaggatgttGCCTTAGTGTGAAAGTAGTAGGAGCAGTTCTCAGAGGGTATACAAGACTGCTTGCACAAAGCTTCAAATCTGTTAGGAACTGAATGGCAGATACAGATTTGTGTCCAGTATAAAGTTTTAGTTTCttataaatatatgcaagttttttggttttttgttttattttttatttttttaaatgtacttgcCTGGGGAAACCAAAGTGGAAAGgaactgttttttaaactttccttctGCTTCCACAGACTCAGGGAACACGTTGCAGATAAGAGCAAGCTTCCAATCTTAATTTTTCCAGAAGGTAAGAAGTTCAACAGCTCTTTCCATCTATTCTGTATAATCTCATCTCCCTTATTCTCTTGTCACGCCTTCTCATGCTGTAACGGAGCTGACCCATggcttagatttttttattagggctttcatatatatattttttgtcttttgtatAAGACTCCACAATGACAACagtattcaatctgtggctgttgtatctcctggcagaagctgtaGGCAGAAGAGTGGGAAGATGATTTGTTTCAGTTAATAGTGACTCAGTTAGCACTGTCCTCCAGAGCTAACCTCAGCcttgtgcttccccccccccccccccacattctTGCCTCGCTCAGAGAGTCTGTCAGAAGACAGAGAACGAAAGACAGCAGGGGAGAAAAGCTTAACTTTATCTTTAAAGGGCCTGCATTTGCTCCTCAGTGAGCGTGAGACCTGTATGTTGGTGTAGTCCTGCTACTGAAATGTGGCAGGCTATATGAAGTAGTGACTTCTTCTCTTCTGGGCAGGCACCTGCATAAATAATACATCTGTGATGATGTTCAAGAAGGGGAGCTTTGAAATAGGAGGGACAATCTATCCTGTTGCGATCAAGGTAAGGGGAAATAAGTGTCTGCTTAACTTCAGAATGATTTGGGGTCTGTTTCTGTCAGGGAGGTGGGAAGCTATCACAGCCCAGCTGCGAATACAAGCACGCTGGCTCTGGCAATTGGTCACCTGCCTTGCTTGGCTACTGGAGCGTAAGCGACTGAAATGAGAGACAGGGGGGAGAGAGAAATTCTTCaggcagcagagctcagctgttCAGACTTGGTAGGGTTGATGTCCTCCTCCAGAAAGCTAGAAGAAaggaaggctggagagggagATCCAGCTAGTCCTTCCCAGtgctgaaaggaagagaagcatGTAGCTCATAGTAGAAGTAGCTCTTCTGGCTCTTTGAGCGGATGGGTGactgctgctggtggtgctgcCGTGTAGCACAAGATACAGGAATGAGCATGTGTTAATTTTCTAAAGCCTCGTGCTAAGTGAACGCATTAGTTGTGAATATTCTTTCTCTGGCATGTGACTGAAAGcatccacccccctccccaagatTCAAAGCAGGCTGTGGTGTTCTGTGAAGAAAGGGTTTTACCATTTGCTTTTTGTGATCCTTTACAGTATGATCCTCAGTTTGGAGATGCATTCTGGAACAGCAGTAAATATAATATTGTGAGCTATCTGCTGCGAATAATGACCAGCTGGGCCATTGTGTGCAATGTGTGGTACATGCCACCAATGGTTAGAAAGGTAATTTGGCATATGGTTGACTGTCTGATTGCTATTTAAGATCTACACTGTCTGTGCAAGCattgcttccttcccttcctctcccccccccccccccaaaaaaaaaaaaaatcaaaaggatttTATACTGGACTTCTGTCAGTGTTGATTTTGCCCTATGACTGAACTTTGCTTTTCCTGATGTATTTTCCTAAAGTATTGTCAGGGTCTGTGCTGGAAAAAGGTATGGAGTGCAGCCTGGTACTGTCAGCACTGCACTAAATATTCAAAGGAGAGCACTGAACATACTGCTATTTACAGTAGCACTGCTGCTAATGCCAGCTGGAGTTAAGGGTATATTCATAGTTTGGAGAGCTGTTGTTAGGCGCTCCATGAACCCACCCTGTTGGAGCAAAACTTTCCCCTAATTTCAACGCTTGGGGAAAAATGAGAGCTAAATGAATATCACATAGGAAGCTCAGATGATGTTGCTATGAGAAGGGAGGAGGGATCATTTGTCACCAGGCTAATCTGATGAGGAAGCAGACAAAAAAGTGTGGTGGAAGTCTGTTTAAAGTCAATTCTTTCTGATCTCATTATGTTGAACTTAAAACCTTTcaaggaaggagaagatgctgttcAGTTTGCCAACAGAGTGAGGTCTGCCATTGCTCGCCAAGGAGGCCTGACTGAACTTCCCTGGTGAGTAATGCCATCATTCTTAGAGTCTATGGACTACTTGCACGTATTTGTTACAGCTCGTGGTTGAGAGATGCTTCCCTTCCCAGCTTTGTGGAAGATACCATTCAACCTCACTTTATTCCAGTCAGGACAAAACAAGAGAGTGACTTTACTTGCACATACAGATGTTTGCGTGTGAGAAAAAGGAAGCTTAATGTCTTTGGAGCATGTAGCTCCCTTACAGTGACTTCTGTCTGAAGGTTTTGTGCATTTGAAGAGAGTCCCCCCTTGTTGAGATTGAAGTTGAGCGGAGATACTTGGCCACACTGATGAACAATGAACAGTAAAATTGGGTCTTGAAAGTCCCTGCTGTACTGACCTCCTCATAGTGCGTGCTACTTCAGTAAGAAGTTTGATTTTTTAGGAGGAGATGTAATCCCTTAATTTTATTGGAgtataaaaaaaccaaacatgagAGCAGGATACTGGTAAACAGAACGGGCAAGCTGTTAGAGCTGCAAGGCCcagctggccctggagaggaggTAATGCAAGAGACAACTATGGTTTTCACAAGATTGGCTGTCCGTACAGTTTAGGGAAGTACTGTTCCATGTAGGCAAGGATTTTTCTCCAGATGTAGGTGCAGCCTGGTATCAGCATCAGATTATTCCCCTTTAATGGGCTAAGCTCTAAACTTGGCCTGCATATTCATAAAGGCTCTGTGTAAGTGCTGTTGTAATGAACGCACTTAAACTTATATTTAAAAGTTCTGAAGAAAAGCCTCTTGAAACATGTTGTAGGACAAGACTCTAGAGTTGACTAAGATATTCGATATAATACCTATTTTGATAACAATAGTTGTAACGAACTTGATGGAgtacttctcttctgctctcttccagggatggaggcctgAAACGAGCTAAAGTCAAAGATGCTTTCaaggaagaacagcagaaaaactaCAGCAAGATGCTAGTAAGAAATGGATCAATAGGAAATCTGTCTACAGGAACGGAGTCAGACTGAATGGTGATTCTTTCAAACAAATTTTGCACAACCAGCCTTAGCAGGAATAAT
Encoded here:
- the LOC104145175 gene encoding glycerol-3-phosphate acyltransferase 3 isoform X2 gives rise to the protein MIKTPAANGIIERDETTMEKEIAGLHRVDFEFSDIFYFCRKGFEAIVEDEVTQRFSSEELVSWNLLTRTNVNFHYISLRLTVVWVIGVVVRYCFLLPLRFTLAAIGITSMIVGTTMVGQLPNSSVKNYLSELVHLTCSRILVRALSGTIHYHNKENKPQKGGICVANHTSPIDAIILTNDGCYAMVGQVHGGLMGVIQRATVKACPHVWFERSEVKDRHLVTKRLREHVADKSKLPILIFPEGTCINNTSVMMFKKGSFEIGGTIYPVAIKYDPQFGDAFWNSSKYNIVSYLLRIMTSWAIVCNVWYMPPMVRKEGEDAVQFANRVRSAIARQGGLTELPWDGGLKRAKVKDAFKEEQQKNYSKMLVRNGSIGNLSTGTESD
- the LOC104145175 gene encoding glycerol-3-phosphate acyltransferase 3 isoform X1; translation: MEDVGSLAARVAAVWLALVLALIVVPSALGVSLGISEAYMRLLVRTLEWATIRIEKGVKKAQPQMIKTPAANGIIERDETTMEKEIAGLHRVDFEFSDIFYFCRKGFEAIVEDEVTQRFSSEELVSWNLLTRTNVNFHYISLRLTVVWVIGVVVRYCFLLPLRFTLAAIGITSMIVGTTMVGQLPNSSVKNYLSELVHLTCSRILVRALSGTIHYHNKENKPQKGGICVANHTSPIDAIILTNDGCYAMVGQVHGGLMGVIQRATVKACPHVWFERSEVKDRHLVTKRLREHVADKSKLPILIFPEGTCINNTSVMMFKKGSFEIGGTIYPVAIKYDPQFGDAFWNSSKYNIVSYLLRIMTSWAIVCNVWYMPPMVRKEGEDAVQFANRVRSAIARQGGLTELPWDGGLKRAKVKDAFKEEQQKNYSKMLVRNGSIGNLSTGTESD